Proteins found in one Legionella pneumophila subsp. pascullei genomic segment:
- the pepN gene encoding aminopeptidase N: MPDTTIYLKDYQSPAFTVESVELNFDLYDDHALVNSTLKLTRQKDGALHLYGEELELIGLHLNGRRLESAEYVLTKDALIIEQCPDEIILNIVTRIKPQENTQLSGLYRSNHLFCTQCEAEGFRRITYYLDRPDVLATFTTRITADKKQYPILLSNGNLLDAGETSDGRHWVVWKDPFKKPSYLFALVAGNLACVRDSFITCSGRTVDLRIYVEPGNEDKCSHAMESLKKAMKWDEEVYGREYDLDIYMIVAVSDFNMGAMENKGLNIFNSKYILARPETATDQDFADVEGVVGHEYFHNWTGNRVTCRDWFQLSLKEGLTVFRDQEFSRDMNSRDVNRIMDVKVLRSTQFPEDAGSMAHPVRPESYQEINNFYTATVYNKGAEVIRMQHTLLGKERFRRGMDLYFKRHDGHAVTIDDFVAAMEDANGIDLTQFKLWYSQAGTPEVRVLSHFSEGRLEITMQQHCPPTPECHEKKPFHIPVRMALFDLKGEMIPIENELLELKEKEQRFIFSGLNEKPVVSLLREFSAPVKIYDDLAQDDLLFLLRYETDGYAKWDAAQRLVLNCLNENLKLPASEWQVPETLVAAFQHVLLDESLDMDLRAELLTPPGFEEVAATMKWVDVSKVESVRDYFRQQLGLGLYTKASDLYKELWDAEDHRMHGQAYGRRKLRNVCLWLMMKAKESDALELCREQFKASRTMTDQIASCSLLVNCSRESHRNEAIEGFYKQWSHNELVLDKWFAMQAACELPGTMDHVKELTHHPAFCIKNPNKVRALVGAFCMANPRNFHALDGSGYVFLSEVLIKLDKLNPQIAARLATPFTRWRSYDEPRQKLILNQLAQLTKLDLSRDLREVVDKSLVVEER, translated from the coding sequence ATGCCAGACACGACCATTTATTTGAAGGACTATCAATCTCCTGCTTTCACAGTTGAGAGTGTGGAATTGAATTTTGATTTGTATGATGACCATGCTTTAGTGAACAGTACCCTTAAGTTAACGCGTCAAAAGGATGGCGCATTGCATTTGTATGGTGAAGAGTTGGAGTTAATTGGTTTGCACTTAAATGGCCGCCGGTTAGAATCCGCTGAGTATGTTTTGACTAAAGACGCCCTTATTATAGAGCAATGCCCCGATGAAATAATCCTTAATATAGTGACTCGCATTAAACCGCAAGAAAATACTCAATTATCAGGACTTTATCGTTCTAATCATTTGTTTTGTACTCAATGTGAAGCAGAAGGTTTCAGACGAATTACCTATTATCTAGATAGACCTGATGTCCTGGCAACTTTTACTACACGTATTACCGCTGATAAAAAGCAGTATCCGATTTTATTGTCTAATGGTAATTTACTGGATGCCGGGGAAACCTCTGATGGACGTCATTGGGTGGTTTGGAAGGATCCTTTCAAGAAGCCCTCTTATTTGTTCGCTTTGGTAGCCGGTAATTTAGCTTGCGTTAGAGACAGTTTTATTACTTGCTCCGGGAGGACTGTTGATTTACGTATTTATGTGGAGCCAGGGAATGAAGACAAGTGCTCTCATGCCATGGAGTCATTAAAAAAGGCCATGAAATGGGATGAAGAGGTATATGGCCGAGAGTACGATTTAGATATTTATATGATAGTTGCGGTGAGCGATTTCAATATGGGGGCGATGGAAAACAAAGGGTTAAATATATTTAATTCCAAATACATCCTTGCTCGCCCCGAAACAGCCACGGATCAAGATTTCGCCGATGTTGAAGGTGTAGTAGGTCATGAGTATTTCCATAACTGGACAGGAAATCGTGTCACTTGTCGTGACTGGTTCCAGTTAAGTTTGAAAGAAGGATTGACTGTATTTCGGGATCAGGAGTTTTCTCGGGATATGAACTCCCGTGATGTTAATCGGATTATGGACGTTAAAGTATTGCGTAGTACTCAATTTCCCGAGGACGCCGGGAGTATGGCGCATCCAGTAAGACCTGAATCCTATCAGGAAATTAATAATTTCTATACGGCGACAGTATATAACAAAGGCGCGGAAGTAATTCGCATGCAACATACATTGTTAGGAAAGGAGAGGTTTCGACGAGGCATGGATCTTTATTTCAAACGCCATGATGGCCATGCCGTAACCATTGATGATTTTGTTGCTGCCATGGAAGATGCCAATGGAATCGATTTAACACAATTCAAACTTTGGTATAGTCAGGCAGGGACCCCTGAAGTGCGTGTGTTAAGCCATTTTTCAGAAGGGCGATTAGAAATTACTATGCAACAACATTGTCCCCCTACTCCTGAGTGCCATGAGAAAAAACCATTTCATATCCCGGTCCGCATGGCATTATTTGATTTGAAAGGGGAAATGATTCCCATAGAAAATGAGCTTCTGGAGTTAAAAGAGAAGGAACAACGTTTTATTTTTTCCGGGCTAAATGAAAAGCCTGTTGTCTCACTATTAAGAGAATTCTCAGCTCCTGTGAAAATTTATGATGATCTGGCACAGGATGATTTGTTATTTTTATTGCGTTATGAAACGGATGGATATGCCAAGTGGGATGCAGCACAACGCTTGGTTCTTAACTGTCTCAACGAAAACCTGAAATTACCAGCCAGTGAATGGCAAGTGCCTGAAACTCTTGTTGCTGCTTTTCAGCATGTTCTGCTCGATGAGTCTCTTGATATGGATCTACGGGCAGAATTGCTGACTCCTCCTGGATTTGAAGAGGTAGCAGCTACAATGAAGTGGGTTGATGTCAGCAAGGTTGAGTCAGTGCGAGATTATTTCCGTCAACAATTGGGATTAGGTTTATACACAAAAGCATCTGATCTTTATAAAGAATTATGGGACGCAGAAGATCATCGCATGCATGGCCAAGCCTATGGACGCAGAAAATTAAGAAATGTTTGTTTGTGGTTGATGATGAAAGCAAAAGAATCGGATGCTTTAGAATTATGCCGAGAACAATTCAAAGCCTCTCGTACTATGACGGATCAAATTGCCAGTTGCAGCCTATTAGTCAATTGTTCCAGGGAATCTCACCGAAACGAAGCCATAGAAGGATTTTATAAACAATGGTCCCATAATGAATTGGTTCTGGATAAGTGGTTTGCCATGCAAGCTGCATGTGAGCTGCCAGGAACAATGGATCATGTCAAAGAATTAACTCACCATCCCGCTTTTTGTATTAAAAATCCAAATAAAGTTCGGGCACTGGTTGGTGCTTTCTGTATGGCCAACCCTAGAAATTTCCATGCGTTGGATGGTAGCGGATATGTCTTTTTAAGTGAGGTGTTGATTAAACTGGACAAACTAAATCCTCAAATCGCTGCACGATTGGCTACCCCCTTTACTCGCTGGCGAAGTTATGATGAGCCAAGACAGAAGTTAATCCTTAATCAGTTAGCGCAGCTTACAAAACTGGATTTATCAAGGGATTTGCGCGAGGTTGTAGATAAGAGTCTGGTTGTTGAGGAAAGATAA
- the aroE gene encoding shikimate dehydrogenase has protein sequence MLHRFAVIGNPIAHSLSPVIHQMFAQQTQVELIYEKILGDDIKFEQQVSDFFIQFGKGLNVTLPYKKRAYELATVHTQRCTLSGVANTLWMKENQVHADNTDGIGLIRDLSRFLELKGKKILILGAGGAAMGIISPLLETKPLKLIVANRTLAKAEELQHQFPQVNVKNLDDLSESFDLIINATSASLSGQVIVLPEEVLSHKPFCYDLAYNQKTSTTFVQYARNGGCEAVDGLGMLVEQAAEAFFIWNNIMPSTKEILENLRSLF, from the coding sequence GTGCTTCATCGTTTTGCAGTGATAGGTAATCCAATTGCACATAGCTTGTCTCCTGTTATTCATCAAATGTTTGCCCAACAAACCCAAGTTGAATTGATTTATGAAAAAATCCTGGGGGATGATATCAAGTTTGAACAGCAAGTATCTGATTTTTTTATCCAGTTTGGCAAGGGACTTAATGTCACTTTACCTTATAAAAAACGTGCTTATGAATTAGCTACAGTACACACACAGAGATGTACCCTGTCTGGTGTAGCAAACACTCTTTGGATGAAAGAAAATCAAGTCCATGCCGATAATACCGATGGTATTGGTTTGATACGTGATTTATCCCGCTTTCTTGAGTTAAAAGGTAAAAAAATTCTGATTCTGGGCGCTGGCGGAGCTGCAATGGGGATTATTTCACCTTTATTGGAAACGAAACCGTTAAAATTAATTGTTGCTAATCGGACTTTGGCAAAAGCGGAAGAATTACAGCATCAATTTCCTCAAGTTAATGTCAAAAATTTAGATGACTTATCGGAGTCCTTTGATTTAATCATCAATGCCACTTCTGCGAGCCTGTCGGGTCAGGTCATTGTATTACCAGAAGAAGTGTTATCCCATAAACCATTTTGTTATGATTTGGCTTATAATCAAAAAACAAGCACTACCTTTGTGCAATACGCTCGTAATGGAGGGTGTGAAGCAGTTGATGGATTAGGTATGTTAGTAGAGCAAGCTGCCGAAGCATTCTTTATATGGAATAATATCATGCCTTCTACCAAGGAAATCTTAGAGAACCTACGATCCCTTTTTTAA
- the hda gene encoding DnaA regulatory inactivator Hda, which yields MNKQLALAIKLNDEATLDNFNWGNNTLLQQQLIQMLSFKADRLLYLWGPKGSGKSHLLQACCQAINLTQSAIYLPLAFLKEWGPQSIEGLEDQTLICIDDINTIANDSAWEEALFHLYNKIKDSERSLLIISGNQPPIKCDIKLADLRSRLSWGLVIQLNELNDDEKINTLQMRAAKRGFELPESVGHFLLNRCSRNMHDLYELLNRLDDASWEAHRKITIPFVKNTLKI from the coding sequence ATGAATAAACAGCTGGCTCTGGCAATAAAGTTGAATGATGAAGCAACCCTGGATAACTTTAATTGGGGAAATAATACCTTGTTGCAACAACAATTAATTCAAATGCTTTCTTTTAAGGCAGATAGGTTGCTCTATCTTTGGGGCCCTAAAGGAAGCGGCAAATCCCATTTACTGCAAGCGTGTTGCCAAGCTATTAATTTAACCCAATCAGCCATTTACCTTCCTTTGGCTTTTTTAAAAGAATGGGGACCACAAAGCATTGAAGGATTAGAAGATCAAACTTTAATTTGTATCGATGATATTAATACCATCGCTAACGATTCAGCCTGGGAAGAAGCTTTATTCCATTTGTATAATAAGATAAAAGACTCTGAACGTTCGCTTTTAATTATATCGGGTAATCAGCCACCAATAAAATGTGATATTAAACTTGCGGATTTACGCTCCAGACTAAGTTGGGGATTAGTTATTCAGTTGAATGAATTAAATGACGATGAAAAAATAAATACACTCCAAATGCGCGCGGCAAAGCGCGGATTTGAACTTCCTGAAAGTGTAGGACATTTTTTATTAAACCGTTGTTCTCGAAACATGCATGATTTATACGAGCTCCTCAACCGGTTAGATGATGCATCTTGGGAAGCTCATCGTAAAATTACCATACCTTTTGTTAAAAACACCTTGAAAATATAA
- a CDS encoding CDP-alcohol phosphatidyltransferase family protein translates to MILKHIPNTLTLLRLVLIAPFLMYLFHHEYVKAFYLFIAAGLTDGLDGWLARHFQWQSFFGSFVDPLADKLLVASSFISLALLDSLPWWLVLLVFLRDFTISIGVLAWYYFIQRKLDFEPTRLSKLNTGFQLTLVTLCLFELAYFRFPYDLVDILIYLTAFTTVTSYLDYVWTWSRKAWSPKESLK, encoded by the coding sequence ATGATACTAAAACATATTCCCAATACCTTAACATTGCTAAGATTAGTTTTAATAGCTCCTTTTCTAATGTATTTATTTCATCATGAATACGTTAAGGCCTTTTATCTATTTATCGCAGCAGGATTAACTGATGGTTTGGATGGCTGGTTAGCCCGGCATTTTCAATGGCAAAGCTTTTTTGGCTCATTTGTTGACCCTCTCGCTGATAAATTGTTGGTTGCCTCCAGCTTCATCTCATTAGCTCTCTTAGACTCCTTACCCTGGTGGTTAGTGCTGCTTGTTTTTTTAAGAGACTTCACTATTTCAATAGGGGTGTTGGCTTGGTATTATTTTATACAGCGCAAATTGGATTTTGAGCCCACCCGTCTCAGTAAGCTTAATACAGGTTTTCAATTAACTTTAGTCACTTTATGTTTGTTTGAATTAGCTTACTTTAGGTTCCCCTATGATTTAGTTGATATACTCATCTATTTAACTGCCTTTACAACAGTTACTTCCTACCTTGATTATGTTTGGACCTGGAGCAGAAAAGCCTGGTCCCCCAAAGAATCGTTAAAATGA
- a CDS encoding PrkA family serine protein kinase, translated as MNTQDFLAGYTKRFVDNKEEDMSLDEYLELCKTDPTAYANPAERLLMAIGEPELIDTRHDPVLSRIFSNKIIHHYEVFEDFYGMEEPIEQIVGFLKHAAQGLEETKQVLYLLGPVGGGKSSIAEKLKDLMERVPFYAIKGSPVFESPLSLFNPQEDGELLRERFGIPTRYLRYLMSPWAVKRLQEYNGDISKFRVIKVKPSRLKQIAIAKTEPGDENNQDISSLVGKVDIRKLEEFSQDDPDAYSYSGGLCRANRGLLEFVEMFKAPIKVLHPLLTATQEGNYNATEGLSAIPFEGIILAHSNESEWQSFRNNKNNEAFIDRINIVKVPYCLRVSEEIKIYQKLIHNSSLANAPCAPGTLDMLAQFSVLTRLKEPQNSSIYSKMRVYNGESLKDTDPKAKSYQEYRDFAGVDEGMSGISTRFAFKILSKVFNFDHTEVAANPVHLMYVLERQIEQEQFPQELHETYLNFIKEYLATKYVDFIGKEIQTAYLESYSEYGQNIFDRYITYADFWIQDQDYRDPDTGEIFDRALLNLELEKIEKPAGISNPKDFRNEVVNFVLRARANNRGKNPVWNSYEKLKSVIEKKMFTNTEDLLPVISFNAKASEEDKKKHEEFISRMVEKGYTRKQVRLLCEWYLRVRKSQ; from the coding sequence ATGAATACACAAGATTTTTTAGCGGGTTATACCAAACGATTTGTTGATAACAAAGAAGAAGACATGAGTTTGGACGAGTATCTGGAGTTGTGCAAAACGGACCCGACAGCATATGCCAACCCAGCAGAACGTTTGCTTATGGCGATAGGCGAACCTGAATTGATAGACACTCGGCATGATCCGGTTCTATCACGAATTTTCTCAAATAAAATAATCCATCATTATGAAGTCTTTGAAGATTTTTATGGAATGGAAGAACCCATTGAGCAAATCGTTGGCTTTTTGAAGCATGCTGCTCAAGGTTTAGAAGAGACAAAACAGGTTTTATACCTTTTAGGGCCTGTTGGTGGCGGTAAATCTTCCATCGCAGAAAAATTGAAAGACTTAATGGAAAGAGTTCCTTTTTATGCAATAAAAGGTTCCCCTGTCTTTGAATCTCCGCTGTCATTATTTAATCCCCAGGAGGATGGAGAATTACTTAGAGAACGTTTTGGTATCCCAACGCGCTACCTACGCTATTTAATGTCCCCTTGGGCCGTCAAACGATTACAGGAATACAATGGCGACATCAGCAAATTTCGGGTTATTAAAGTCAAACCTTCTCGACTCAAGCAAATTGCCATCGCAAAAACAGAACCTGGCGATGAAAATAATCAAGACATTTCTTCTCTGGTCGGTAAAGTTGATATACGTAAATTGGAAGAATTTTCTCAAGACGATCCCGATGCCTACAGTTACTCCGGGGGCTTATGTCGAGCCAACCGTGGGCTTTTGGAATTCGTGGAAATGTTTAAAGCGCCGATCAAAGTTCTACACCCTTTACTGACTGCCACCCAAGAAGGAAATTACAATGCAACAGAAGGACTGTCAGCTATTCCTTTTGAGGGAATTATACTAGCCCACTCCAATGAATCAGAATGGCAATCCTTTAGAAACAATAAAAATAACGAGGCATTTATAGACCGAATCAACATAGTCAAAGTACCTTATTGCCTGCGTGTTTCTGAAGAAATCAAAATCTACCAAAAATTAATCCATAACAGCTCTCTAGCCAATGCCCCTTGCGCACCTGGTACCCTGGATATGCTAGCCCAATTTTCTGTATTAACCCGTTTAAAAGAACCACAAAACTCCAGTATTTACTCCAAAATGCGTGTATATAATGGAGAAAGTTTGAAAGATACCGATCCCAAGGCAAAATCCTATCAGGAGTATAGAGATTTTGCAGGGGTTGATGAAGGTATGAGCGGAATATCCACTCGGTTTGCCTTTAAAATTCTTTCAAAAGTATTCAATTTCGATCACACGGAAGTGGCGGCAAACCCGGTTCATTTAATGTATGTGCTGGAACGCCAAATCGAGCAGGAACAATTTCCTCAAGAACTGCATGAAACTTATCTGAACTTCATTAAAGAATATTTGGCGACCAAATACGTCGATTTTATAGGCAAGGAAATTCAAACCGCTTACCTGGAATCGTATTCTGAATATGGACAAAACATATTCGACCGCTACATTACCTATGCTGATTTCTGGATTCAAGATCAGGATTATCGCGACCCGGATACTGGCGAGATATTTGACCGAGCCTTATTAAATCTGGAACTGGAGAAAATCGAAAAACCGGCAGGGATCTCCAATCCTAAAGACTTCCGTAATGAAGTAGTCAATTTTGTACTGCGCGCTCGAGCAAATAACCGAGGCAAAAACCCTGTATGGAATAGCTATGAAAAACTAAAATCAGTCATTGAGAAAAAAATGTTTACCAATACTGAAGATTTGTTACCCGTTATTTCTTTCAATGCCAAAGCATCTGAAGAAGATAAGAAAAAACATGAAGAGTTTATCTCTCGAATGGTAGAGAAAGGCTACACACGAAAGCAAGTTCGCTTACTTTGTGAATGGTACTTGAGAGTCAGGAAGTCACAATAA
- a CDS encoding patatin-like phospholipase family protein, translated as MMVKKALYLAGGGARGAYQAGVLKAIGHILQTKTLPFDLVSGVSVGSVNAAVLAENANDFPAALDKLEAIWGEIHCQQIYKASNYELSKSVMRNLSTLIIKQRQSGHLLDTTPLRQFLEESIDFTRIEQNIQEGYLDTFEVLSACYETHQTISFYAHNHSEFEDWNYPRHSSQRAVINAQHILASSALPLFFPPVSLNGFHYGDGSIGLVAPLRGAIRFQVDRILILGTRELPEFTDPETLRNGEIAFAHILGNMMNGLFLDNLDRDIEMVNRMNEIATLLSMWKKRRSPWRPISTMHLRPSRAMASVAQSHYASMPVLLRFLLNIMGATSHSGDLLSFLLFEKEFTRELLELGYQDTIAAATEVSAFFS; from the coding sequence ATGATGGTTAAAAAAGCTCTATATTTGGCAGGTGGTGGTGCTCGAGGTGCTTATCAAGCAGGGGTGCTCAAAGCAATCGGGCATATTTTACAAACCAAAACGCTACCTTTTGACTTGGTAAGTGGTGTCAGCGTAGGCAGTGTCAATGCGGCCGTACTTGCTGAAAATGCCAATGATTTTCCTGCTGCCCTGGATAAACTCGAAGCCATTTGGGGTGAAATTCATTGTCAACAAATCTACAAGGCAAGTAATTACGAATTGAGTAAATCCGTAATGCGTAATTTAAGCACCCTAATTATCAAACAACGTCAATCAGGACATTTGCTTGATACAACACCATTACGGCAATTTCTGGAAGAAAGCATTGATTTCACACGAATTGAACAAAATATTCAAGAAGGATACCTCGATACTTTCGAAGTCTTAAGCGCCTGTTATGAAACACATCAAACCATCTCCTTCTATGCCCATAATCATTCAGAATTTGAAGATTGGAATTATCCACGCCATAGCAGCCAACGTGCGGTAATCAACGCCCAGCATATTCTGGCATCAAGTGCTTTACCCCTGTTCTTTCCCCCCGTTAGTCTCAACGGATTCCATTATGGCGATGGAAGCATAGGTTTGGTCGCCCCCCTTCGAGGAGCAATTCGCTTTCAAGTAGATAGAATTCTCATTTTAGGTACTCGAGAATTACCAGAATTTACTGACCCAGAAACCTTGCGCAATGGTGAAATTGCTTTCGCTCATATTTTGGGCAACATGATGAATGGGCTTTTCTTGGACAATCTGGATAGGGATATTGAAATGGTTAATCGTATGAATGAAATAGCTACTCTCCTATCCATGTGGAAAAAACGACGCTCTCCCTGGAGACCTATCTCAACCATGCATTTACGTCCAAGCCGAGCAATGGCGTCAGTAGCGCAAAGCCATTACGCCAGCATGCCAGTATTGCTTCGATTTTTATTAAATATTATGGGGGCCACGAGTCACTCCGGTGATCTGCTTAGCTTTTTACTCTTTGAAAAAGAATTCACTCGCGAATTACTGGAATTAGGCTACCAGGACACCATTGCAGCAGCCACAGAAGTCAGCGCTTTTTTTAGTTAG
- a CDS encoding oligopeptide:H+ symporter translates to MLNLFREQPRAFHMIFMLELWERFGFYTVQGILTLYFIRYLGYSDLESYYTFGAYSALVYGMVVIGGYLGDRILGTKRTIVLGLVVLALGYFSLAVTDKQHVFLALGLICVGNGLFKANPSNLLSKCYDDNDPRLHGGFTLYYMAINLGSMVALFVGPAVSSAYGYSYAYMISAIGLILGIVNYWYQRQHVAHVNTKADLRKITALHWGVIVAGVLMLTGISAYLLQHVMLAKNLLWGITLFVVCIYIYLMRKQGHASFMRMLVALVLMIEAVIFFTLYQQMPTSLNLFAVNNVIPTFLGITIDPQSFQALNPIWIVLMSPVLAYFYRKLHQHNIVFSIPYKFAFGMTMCAVSFLMLYFARYFYVGNGMVSSWWMIFSYLFQSLGELLVSALGVAMVAELVPATNAGFVMGMWFLTSAVAGFIGATVASFTALPENIKPGVESLLIYSDVFACIGLVTLLIAVIMWLVSPRLSRYIAVPSLKGDNDIETVEYSTTYIPSH, encoded by the coding sequence ATGCTGAATTTATTTCGTGAGCAACCTCGTGCATTTCACATGATTTTTATGTTGGAATTGTGGGAGCGATTTGGATTTTATACAGTTCAGGGAATTCTTACTCTTTATTTTATTCGCTACCTGGGTTATAGCGATTTAGAGTCTTACTATACCTTTGGTGCTTATTCTGCTCTGGTGTATGGGATGGTGGTTATTGGTGGATATTTAGGAGACAGGATTCTTGGCACCAAACGAACCATAGTGCTTGGGCTCGTTGTTCTGGCCCTGGGTTATTTTTCTCTCGCGGTCACTGATAAGCAGCATGTGTTTCTTGCGTTAGGTTTGATTTGTGTAGGTAATGGGCTGTTCAAAGCTAATCCATCGAATTTGTTATCTAAATGTTATGATGACAATGATCCGCGATTACACGGTGGTTTTACCCTTTATTATATGGCTATTAATCTGGGCAGTATGGTTGCATTATTCGTTGGACCAGCAGTATCAAGCGCTTATGGTTACTCTTATGCTTACATGATTAGTGCAATAGGTTTGATTCTCGGTATTGTGAATTATTGGTATCAACGACAGCATGTGGCTCATGTCAATACAAAAGCTGACCTTCGTAAAATAACAGCCCTTCACTGGGGAGTAATAGTGGCTGGTGTTTTAATGCTTACTGGAATATCAGCATACTTATTGCAACATGTCATGCTTGCCAAAAATTTGTTGTGGGGTATTACTCTGTTTGTAGTGTGTATTTATATCTATTTAATGCGCAAACAAGGTCATGCTTCTTTTATGAGAATGCTAGTCGCTTTGGTTTTAATGATCGAAGCGGTTATATTTTTTACTTTATACCAACAGATGCCTACTTCATTAAATTTGTTCGCTGTCAATAATGTAATACCTACTTTCCTTGGCATCACTATTGATCCGCAGAGCTTTCAAGCTCTAAATCCAATATGGATTGTATTAATGAGTCCCGTATTAGCTTATTTCTATAGAAAATTGCATCAACATAATATTGTATTTTCTATACCTTATAAATTTGCATTCGGGATGACCATGTGTGCAGTGAGCTTCTTAATGCTGTATTTTGCCCGTTATTTTTATGTTGGAAATGGCATGGTTTCTTCCTGGTGGATGATTTTCAGTTATTTATTCCAAAGTCTTGGCGAGTTATTAGTATCAGCCCTGGGTGTTGCTATGGTTGCTGAATTAGTGCCTGCTACTAATGCAGGGTTTGTTATGGGAATGTGGTTTTTAACCTCTGCAGTAGCAGGGTTTATTGGCGCAACGGTTGCGTCTTTTACAGCCCTCCCTGAGAACATCAAACCAGGAGTTGAATCTCTATTGATTTATTCTGATGTATTTGCCTGTATTGGCCTTGTTACTTTATTGATTGCTGTCATTATGTGGTTAGTATCACCTCGGCTAAGCCGCTATATTGCAGTTCCTTCCTTGAAAGGAGATAATGATATAGAGACAGTAGAATACTCTACAACGTATATTCCCAGTCACTAG
- a CDS encoding YeaH/YhbH family protein translates to MSQLIDRRQNAGKKSTVNRQRFLRRYKSQIKKAVSEAVGKRSITEIDQGEQITIPAKDIYEPQFHRGHGGHIERVLPGNDNFIAGDRIKRPGGGGAGGAGGNASDSGEGEDNFVFELSREEFLELYFEDLELPDLVKKELARISTYKTVRAGVTTSGIPNNINVLRSMKQATGRRVALASPYKKRLKEAEEELERLKQLANPDKLDILKLERDIEFFKKKIQTVPFIDTIDLRYNHRVRVPSPSTQAVMFCVMDVSGSMDEAKKDIAKRFFILLYMFLTKNYEKIELVFIRHHTSAKEVNEEEFFYSRETGGTVVSSALELLNTIIEARYPPQAWNIYVAQASDGDNWNADSPYCQELLQEKIMPLLQYFAYIEIMPRHHQSLWEVYQQVKERYPNFAMENIDNVADIYPVFRELFKRKTV, encoded by the coding sequence ATGTCGCAATTAATTGATAGACGACAAAATGCTGGAAAAAAAAGCACGGTTAATCGCCAACGTTTTTTACGCCGCTATAAAAGCCAGATTAAAAAAGCTGTTTCTGAGGCTGTCGGAAAACGGAGTATCACTGAAATTGACCAAGGTGAACAAATCACTATACCAGCCAAAGACATTTATGAACCTCAATTTCACAGAGGCCATGGTGGCCATATTGAACGCGTACTTCCTGGAAATGATAATTTCATCGCCGGAGACAGGATAAAAAGGCCCGGCGGCGGTGGCGCTGGAGGAGCAGGAGGTAATGCCAGCGATAGCGGTGAAGGCGAAGATAATTTTGTTTTTGAATTATCTCGTGAAGAGTTTTTGGAGCTCTATTTTGAAGATCTGGAATTACCCGATTTGGTAAAAAAAGAATTAGCAAGAATTAGCACTTATAAAACAGTAAGAGCTGGCGTAACCACTAGTGGAATACCTAATAATATTAATGTCCTTCGCTCAATGAAACAGGCAACAGGACGTCGTGTCGCTTTAGCCTCCCCCTATAAAAAGCGCTTAAAAGAGGCTGAAGAAGAACTTGAACGCCTGAAGCAATTAGCCAATCCGGACAAACTAGACATTTTGAAGCTTGAAAGAGACATTGAATTTTTCAAAAAAAAGATACAAACCGTACCATTTATAGACACAATCGACCTGCGTTATAATCACCGTGTGCGAGTGCCATCACCCTCCACTCAAGCTGTGATGTTTTGTGTGATGGACGTATCAGGCTCCATGGATGAAGCTAAAAAAGATATTGCGAAACGCTTTTTCATCTTACTCTACATGTTTCTTACCAAAAATTACGAAAAAATTGAATTGGTTTTTATCCGCCATCACACCTCAGCCAAAGAAGTTAACGAAGAGGAATTCTTTTATTCACGCGAAACGGGCGGCACCGTTGTTTCGAGTGCCCTGGAGTTATTAAATACCATCATTGAGGCACGCTATCCTCCTCAAGCCTGGAATATTTATGTTGCCCAAGCATCCGATGGCGATAACTGGAATGCGGACTCTCCTTACTGTCAGGAGTTGCTACAGGAAAAAATTATGCCTTTATTGCAATATTTTGCTTATATTGAAATTATGCCCCGTCATCATCAAAGTTTGTGGGAAGTATATCAACAAGTAAAAGAACGTTATCCTAATTTTGCTATGGAAAATATTGATAATGTCGCTGACATTTATCCTGTATTTCGCGAATTATTTAAAAGGAAAACGGTATGA